A single window of Candidatus Methylacidiphilales bacterium DNA harbors:
- the hisB gene encoding imidazoleglycerol-phosphate dehydratase HisB encodes MKSRTATIKRDTAETKIRLSLNVDGSGKSDIRTGIGFFDHMLTLFSKHANMDLSVVCQGDLQVDYHHTVEDVGIALGSALKQALGDKKGIVRYGFFYLPMDETLTRVVLDLSNRVYLEYRVPGKTRKAGDFPMTLVEEFMRAFANNAAMNLHIELLYGRDAHHIAESVFKGLARALDMACRRDPRVKGLPSTKGKL; translated from the coding sequence ATGAAAAGCCGCACCGCCACAATCAAGCGGGACACCGCCGAAACGAAGATCCGGTTGTCGCTCAACGTCGACGGTTCCGGGAAATCCGACATCCGCACGGGCATCGGTTTCTTCGACCACATGCTCACTCTCTTCTCCAAGCACGCCAACATGGACCTCAGCGTGGTTTGCCAGGGCGACCTCCAGGTCGATTACCACCACACGGTGGAGGATGTGGGCATTGCCCTCGGTTCCGCGCTCAAACAGGCCCTTGGCGACAAGAAAGGGATCGTACGTTACGGTTTTTTCTATCTTCCGATGGATGAAACCCTCACCCGGGTGGTGCTCGACCTGAGCAACCGCGTTTACCTCGAATACCGCGTCCCGGGGAAAACACGGAAAGCCGGGGATTTCCCCATGACCTTGGTGGAGGAATTCATGCGCGCGTTCGCCAACAACGCCGCCATGAACCTGCACATCGAATTGCTTTACGGACGTGATGCCCACCACATTGCCGAGTCGGTCTTCAAGGGACTGGCCCGCGCCCTTGACATGGCCTGCCGCCGCGACCCCCGGGTCAAAGGCCTGCCCAGCACCAAGGGCAAGCTCTGA